CAAACACATAAGTTCTTCGGTTCAGAGATGGAATATGCTGGGGTCCGTGGAATTTGGATTGCCGACAAACTCCTCGAAAATATCAAAGACAATCCCCTTTTCAAAACCTATCTAAGAACCACTGCCTGCGGGCTCTATGAAGACGGGATCATTACAGCGCTTTTCGAGGATAGCGAATATCTCAAGTTCAAACCAAAAAAACTCATCATAGCTACCGGGGCACTCGAAAAGACAATTCCCTTTCCCGGAAATGATCTCCCGGGTGTCTATGGTGCCGGCGCCGTGCAGACCCTGATGAATGTTTATGGTGTCATGCCCGGCAACCGTGGCCTTATGGTAGGTGCGGGTAACATCGGGTTAATCGTCAGTTACCAACTCAGGCAGGCCGGTGTCGATGTCACCGCTGTCATCGAGGGGATGGATCATGTCGGCGGTTATTGGGTTCACGCCAGCAAAATCGCACGACTAGGTATTCCAATTCGCACACAAACAACAATCCTCAGGACACTGGGCGAAAACCGCGTTACCGGCGCTGTTGTTGCCCAAATCGATGATAATTGGCAACCCCTTCCGGACACAGAAGAACATTTGGAATGCGATTTTATCTGCCTTGCCGTTGGCCTTCTCCCGCTGGTGGAACTTCTGCACCTTGCTGAATGCAAAATGAGATATGTCTCTGAACTTGGGGGAGATGTCCCAATCCGCGACTGGAATATGCGCACTACCAATCCAGATGTTTATGTCGCTGGAGACGCCGGTGGCATCGAAGAAGCCTCCAGCGCCATTGTCGAGGGCGCAATAGCCGGGATTTCCGCTGCGAAAGCCATAGGCGCAGACCTCAAAGGTTATGAAACCCGAAAAGCTAAACTCATCGCCGAATTAGGCGAATTACGCTGCGGGCCGGTTGGAGACCATATACGTTGTGGTCTTGCCGAATGCACACTCGAGGAGGAATTGTGAAAAAATCCATACAAGGAACCGGGATACCCTCACGCGATATGATCGAAGCCACGCTTCCTTCGGCGGAGCGTCGTAAGGCCGGTCCCTATGCGGTCATCGAGTGCTGGCAGCAAATACCATGTAATCCATGTGTGGCATCCTGCCCATTCCATTGTATTGCGGACATGGCGAACATCAACGACCTTCCCGTTCTAGACCATTCGATCTGCACCGGTTGCGGCGTATGTGTCTCACAATGTCCCGGTCTTGCCATTTTCACCATTGATGAGACTTACGGTAGCGAAAACGAGGCTTCCATTCGCATTCCTCACGAATTCGCACCACTGCCTAAAGCTGGCGATGAAGTCCGCGCTTTGGCTCGAGATGGTTCTTTCATCGGCAAGGCTAGGGTCATCAAAGTCCGAAACACAAAATCAAAAACACCTGTAGTGGAGATAGTTATTAAGCATGAATATATTCTCGAGGTTAGAGCAATTGAACCACTTGGGAATGAATAAGGAGGGATTATGGAAGACCAATCAAAACTCGTAGAGATTAAATCTATCAATGCATGGTCTGTTTTTAAGTTAGCGCTTATCGCCTATCTTGTAATAGGCCTCATCGTCGGAGTAATTATTGGCCTTATCGCCGGTCTTGCCGGCGGATTAGGCGCTATGTCCGAATTTCAGAATATACCTTATGCAGGAAGCCTTCTCGGTGCCACTGGAGGTTTTGCCGGTGGACTTCTTTTGGGAATGATATCCGGCCTTCTCTATGGCTTCGTAGGCGGTATAGGCGTGGCAATTGCCGCCCTTCTGTATGATCTTTTTGCCGCCGTGGCCGGAGGTGTAAAAATTCGCTTAAAAGACGGGCAATAGGTTGAAATTCTATATATTATTAATATCATATAAAGTTACTTAAAAATGGAAAAATTATATGAAGCTTTCGCAAAAGGTTTTTACAAGTTTTTAATTTGTTAACAGCACTGGCCTGAAATTGCATCGCGGCTTCGGTGTTGCGATGTTTTTTTATGCATTCAGGAGGAAAAATGAAGAATACAGCGGTTACCATATTAATATTAACCCTCACTCTCACTGCCATATTCGCAATGAACCTCGGACAACAGGAAAACTTCTTGCCCGAGTTCGCGCTAGGCCAACTTGCATTCTCTCCCTTGAGCGATGCAGCCTTGAGAAGCATAGAGGATTTTGCCTATACGGAAAACGCAACTGTCCACAAGGTCACACGAAAGCTTGACATTTATCTTATCTCGTGGAAACCGAACATAGACGATGTTCTTTGGAACGAGGCCGTTCGAACCGGTGACGTGGAAACTCGTGAGCTTCTTCACCGCGCCGCCGAACCCGAGGTTTGGGCGCTTGTTCGAGACCTCGAGGCCACACGCCTTGTCAAATGGGCTTGCCCAAATTATTATCGCTACATTGCCCATGCACCAAATGACCCTTTTTGTATAAATAGCACTGCTACTACCCCCACCGATCCGGTGAACCAATTCGATAAATACCTCATCCATTGCCCGGAGGCCTGGGACATACAGCGCGGCAACGCAAGTATATTACTTGCCATCGTCGATTCCGGCACAGATATTGACCATCCGGATCTTACTGCGAACATTTGGGTCAATCCTGGCGAAGACCTTGATGGGAATAATCTTGTTTATGATCTCGCCGATATCGATGGTGCAGATAACGATTACAACGGCTATATCGATGATCTTTTTGGTTACGATTTTGTGGGCGGAGTTACCGGCGAAGAGAGCACCCCTCCAGATCAAGAGGACTGGAATCCAGATATCCACTCAGATGGCGATGATGGTTGGGGCGAACCCGATCCCAGTGTCGGGAACGGCACCGGTGGATGGATGGGATCCGATGTCGGTGTCTCGCATGGCACTCACTGTTCAGGCGTCTCTGCGGCGGTTATGGACAACGAAAACATGTTCGCTGGCGTCGCGGGTGGCGGAGTCAAAATCATGCCCGTCCGTGTGGGCAATCCCGAAGGCTCTATGACAGTTACCGACATCGCCGCAGGCATTGAATATGCCGCCATTGCCGGAGCTAATATTATCTCCATGAGTCTCGGCGGTATGAGTTCAGAGTCCGAGCCGGTGGAATCTACGGCTATCGCGTATGCCCACAGCGTTGGAGTCACGCTTCTCGCAGCTTCAGGCAATATGGCACCACTTATAACTCCTGTTTCATATCCAGCCAGCGATCCGCTCGTTATCTCAGTTGGAAGCGGCACTGCAGCCGGCCAAAAATCAGAATTCAGTCAGTATGGTTCTAACCTCGATGTCGTCGCCCCCGGCGGTAATTCCTCTTGGTCGGGCGGAACCTCCGAAACTATCTGGTCAACATGGGTAACATCCGTTTTTGAGGCAGCCTCCTCGGCCCTTTCTGCCGGCGACCACACCTATATGAGTGCCGAGGGAACCAGTATGGCCTGCCCTCAAGCCGCAGGAGTTTGCGCACTTATTCTATCACAAAACCCATCACTTACGAATATCGAGGTTAAGGATATTTTAAACTCCTCCGCTACGGACATCGGCTCACCCGGTTTTGACAACGAAACCGGTCATGGCATGATCAACGCATACAATGCTGTCCTCGGAGCAGGAATTACAGAAAACGGCGCGAGGCCCGAGGAAAACGAGATAATCGCCTTGCCGAATCCCTTTAATGCTACATGCAAAATTTTAGCCAAAGGTAATATCACAATATTCGATATTTCCGGTCGAGAGGTTAAAAATCTCGGCACTATCGATGGCACATCAACATGGGACGGCACCGACGATTCCGGCGAGAGCTTGCCGAGCGGAATATATCTGATTAGGGCCATATCCGGCGAGAAGTCTTTCGTCGCGCAAGCGATGCTAATAAAGTAGTCAGGAGTCAAGAGTCAGGATCCACCCATCTAAACCCGTTATAAAATAAACGATAGGTGAAGGGTATTGATTGATTAATTTAGGGGCGTATGGCATACGCCCTTTTTTTATCCGTCGTTGCGATGAGGGCGTAGTTGACAGTCGATCCGTTCGCTACAGTATCGCTTTATCCGTTCTGGAAATACGGATCGGCATGGCCTACAGCAGACGCCAGCGGCGCCGCGTTTTGCTCCGACCAGACTATTTTGCCAAGTGATAACTATTTTTATGGGTCTTCGCAGGCCTCCAGTTTGTCGGCTGGATTTTCTTGGGAAAATTTTTCGACTACGGAGCGAATCCACGCGCCACGCGTGGTTGAGCACGTCGCCTGTCGCCGCTGGCGACCGCGTGGTGGTGGGCGTGGCATTAGGCGGAGAAGTTGCAAAGGTTGTGATATTGGTGATATTGGACCCGGACGGCCCGGACGAACCCGTAGGGGAGCGCCCCGGTGCGCTCCCGCCCGATGGTAAAAACGGGAAGGCACAGGGGCCTTCCCCTACAACGAATCTCACCACAGACATGGTGCGCAAGGCGGCGATGGCAATGCGGGCTTCGCGGGGACGTGGCTTCGATACGCTTCGCAATACGCTTCGCACTCAGCCACCGGGCTTCGACTCCGCTCAGCCACCGGACCGGTCGTTGAGTAGCCGAAGGCGTATCGAAACGCCCCCTACGGAAACGCCCGAACCACCCGACCAAATTGAAACGATTTTTCGCGGGCCGAAGGGCGCTACGGGTGCCACCCGAGAGATAAAACTAACCAACGAATTCAAGGAAAATAAGGGGCATGGGTGGTTGGAGAAAATGTGAAATGTATTCGAAGATAGCAGAAAAAGAAATATATTGTATCTGTTGGTTA
The sequence above is drawn from the bacterium genome and encodes:
- a CDS encoding FAD-dependent oxidoreductase — translated: MRECDVLIIGGGPAGLAAANETVKAGCKTILLDDAFKPGGQLVKQTHKFFGSEMEYAGVRGIWIADKLLENIKDNPLFKTYLRTTACGLYEDGIITALFEDSEYLKFKPKKLIIATGALEKTIPFPGNDLPGVYGAGAVQTLMNVYGVMPGNRGLMVGAGNIGLIVSYQLRQAGVDVTAVIEGMDHVGGYWVHASKIARLGIPIRTQTTILRTLGENRVTGAVVAQIDDNWQPLPDTEEHLECDFICLAVGLLPLVELLHLAECKMRYVSELGGDVPIRDWNMRTTNPDVYVAGDAGGIEEASSAIVEGAIAGISAAKAIGADLKGYETRKAKLIAELGELRCGPVGDHIRCGLAECTLEEEL
- a CDS encoding 4Fe-4S binding protein, translating into MHTRGGIVKKSIQGTGIPSRDMIEATLPSAERRKAGPYAVIECWQQIPCNPCVASCPFHCIADMANINDLPVLDHSICTGCGVCVSQCPGLAIFTIDETYGSENEASIRIPHEFAPLPKAGDEVRALARDGSFIGKARVIKVRNTKSKTPVVEIVIKHEYILEVRAIEPLGNE
- a CDS encoding DUF3566 domain-containing protein, giving the protein MEDQSKLVEIKSINAWSVFKLALIAYLVIGLIVGVIIGLIAGLAGGLGAMSEFQNIPYAGSLLGATGGFAGGLLLGMISGLLYGFVGGIGVAIAALLYDLFAAVAGGVKIRLKDGQ
- a CDS encoding S8 family serine peptidase; protein product: MKNTAVTILILTLTLTAIFAMNLGQQENFLPEFALGQLAFSPLSDAALRSIEDFAYTENATVHKVTRKLDIYLISWKPNIDDVLWNEAVRTGDVETRELLHRAAEPEVWALVRDLEATRLVKWACPNYYRYIAHAPNDPFCINSTATTPTDPVNQFDKYLIHCPEAWDIQRGNASILLAIVDSGTDIDHPDLTANIWVNPGEDLDGNNLVYDLADIDGADNDYNGYIDDLFGYDFVGGVTGEESTPPDQEDWNPDIHSDGDDGWGEPDPSVGNGTGGWMGSDVGVSHGTHCSGVSAAVMDNENMFAGVAGGGVKIMPVRVGNPEGSMTVTDIAAGIEYAAIAGANIISMSLGGMSSESEPVESTAIAYAHSVGVTLLAASGNMAPLITPVSYPASDPLVISVGSGTAAGQKSEFSQYGSNLDVVAPGGNSSWSGGTSETIWSTWVTSVFEAASSALSAGDHTYMSAEGTSMACPQAAGVCALILSQNPSLTNIEVKDILNSSATDIGSPGFDNETGHGMINAYNAVLGAGITENGARPEENEIIALPNPFNATCKILAKGNITIFDISGREVKNLGTIDGTSTWDGTDDSGESLPSGIYLIRAISGEKSFVAQAMLIK